A genomic window from Serratia liquefaciens includes:
- the fhuA gene encoding ferrichrome porin FhuA, which produces MSTKRLLSAAKQSRSHVSGLAITIAAALGTLAMPAFSADTQSAAKEDTLTVVGSSQSQQENAWGPVGTYAAKRSATGTKTDTPIEKTPQSVSVVTREEMDMRQPATVKGALAYTPGVMVGNRGASTAYDAVNIRGFSSVGTNMYLDGLKLQDDNYSIYQIDPYFLERAEVLRGPSSVLYGKSNPGGVVALVSKRPTTETLREVQFKMGTDNLFQTGFDFGGALDDAGIYSYRLTGLARDEDQQQVGEKSKRYAIAPSFSWRPDDRTSLTFLSSFQDDPSVGFYGWLPKEGTVQNGINGKLPTSFNDGEPGYNNISRKQQMVGYAFEHGFDDVWTLRQNLRYSKMDVDYRSIYGQGISTTNPAELTRGVMNSKEHLSSFAVDTQAQAKFATGLVDHTLLMGVDYMRMRNDVVYQYGSASNLNVVAPQYGNQSYTITGGASQVNRQEQTGLYVQDQAEWNNWVLTMGGRYDWSDTNSTNRLNQNSVSKQKDNEFTGRAGLNYVFENGIAPYVSYSESFEPTSGADFSGNTFAASKGKQYEAGVKYAPKDRPITASIAIYQLTKTNNKVADPDHVFASIQGGEIRSRGIELEGKAALTANVNLLGSYTYTDAEYSKDTTQQGNTPAAIPKHMASVWADYTFHETALSGLTLGSGVRYVGSSYGDEANTFKVKDYTVVDAAIKYDLARFNLPGSSIGINVNNLFDKEYVSSCFATYGCYWGAERQVVATATFRF; this is translated from the coding sequence ATGTCGACCAAGCGTCTTCTTTCCGCGGCCAAGCAGAGCCGTTCTCACGTCAGTGGGTTAGCGATAACTATCGCTGCCGCCCTTGGCACGCTGGCGATGCCGGCGTTTTCCGCCGACACCCAGTCCGCCGCCAAGGAAGACACCCTTACCGTGGTGGGCAGCAGCCAATCGCAGCAGGAAAACGCCTGGGGACCTGTGGGGACCTACGCGGCCAAACGCAGCGCCACCGGTACCAAGACCGACACGCCGATTGAAAAGACTCCGCAGTCGGTTTCCGTCGTGACGCGTGAAGAAATGGATATGCGCCAGCCAGCCACGGTAAAAGGCGCACTGGCCTATACGCCGGGCGTGATGGTGGGCAACCGTGGGGCCTCCACCGCTTATGATGCCGTGAATATTCGTGGTTTCAGCTCGGTGGGTACCAACATGTACCTGGATGGGTTGAAGCTGCAGGACGATAACTATTCCATTTACCAAATTGACCCTTACTTCCTGGAACGTGCCGAAGTGCTGCGCGGCCCTTCTTCCGTGCTCTATGGCAAGAGCAACCCGGGCGGGGTTGTCGCCTTGGTCAGCAAACGCCCAACCACTGAAACCCTTCGTGAGGTTCAGTTCAAAATGGGTACCGACAATCTGTTCCAGACCGGCTTCGACTTTGGTGGCGCGCTGGATGATGCCGGCATCTATTCTTACCGCTTAACCGGTCTGGCGCGTGATGAAGATCAGCAACAGGTTGGCGAAAAAAGCAAACGCTATGCAATTGCACCTTCTTTCAGCTGGCGGCCGGATGATCGCACTTCACTGACGTTCCTCAGCAGTTTCCAGGATGACCCGAGCGTGGGCTTCTATGGTTGGCTGCCGAAAGAGGGGACGGTGCAAAATGGGATTAACGGCAAATTGCCGACCAGTTTCAACGACGGTGAGCCGGGTTATAACAACATCTCGCGCAAGCAACAGATGGTGGGATATGCCTTTGAACATGGGTTTGATGATGTGTGGACCCTGCGTCAAAACCTGCGTTACTCGAAAATGGACGTGGATTACCGCTCTATCTATGGCCAGGGCATCAGCACGACAAACCCTGCTGAGTTGACGCGTGGGGTGATGAATTCGAAAGAGCACTTGTCGAGTTTTGCTGTAGACACTCAGGCGCAGGCCAAATTTGCGACGGGGCTGGTTGATCACACCTTATTGATGGGTGTGGATTATATGCGTATGCGCAACGACGTCGTGTATCAGTATGGCAGCGCTTCTAACCTTAACGTGGTGGCGCCGCAGTACGGCAACCAAAGCTACACCATTACCGGCGGCGCCAGCCAGGTGAATCGCCAAGAGCAGACCGGGCTTTACGTGCAGGATCAGGCCGAATGGAACAACTGGGTGCTGACCATGGGAGGACGCTATGACTGGAGCGACACCAACAGCACCAACCGCCTGAACCAGAACTCGGTATCAAAGCAGAAGGACAACGAGTTCACCGGCCGCGCGGGTTTGAACTATGTATTTGAAAACGGCATCGCACCTTATGTCAGCTACAGTGAATCCTTTGAACCTACTTCAGGGGCTGATTTCAGTGGCAATACCTTCGCCGCTTCCAAAGGCAAGCAGTATGAAGCCGGCGTGAAGTATGCACCGAAGGATCGCCCTATTACTGCCAGCATTGCGATTTATCAGCTGACCAAAACCAACAACAAGGTGGCAGATCCAGACCATGTATTTGCTTCCATACAGGGTGGCGAAATTCGCTCTCGTGGGATCGAACTGGAAGGCAAAGCCGCGCTGACGGCCAACGTTAACCTGTTGGGTTCTTATACCTACACGGATGCGGAGTATTCCAAAGACACTACGCAACAGGGCAATACCCCGGCGGCCATTCCCAAACATATGGCTTCAGTGTGGGCGGATTACACCTTCCATGAAACTGCACTCAGCGGGTTGACGCTGGGCTCCGGCGTTCGCTATGTCGGTTCCAGCTATGGTGATGAAGCCAACACGTTTAAAGTGAAGGACTATACGGTCGTCGATGCGGCGATAAAATACGATTTGGCGCGTTTCAATCTGCCAGGCTCTTCGATTGGCATCAACGTGAACAACCTGTTTGATAAAGAATACGTCTCCAGCTGCTTCGCCACCTATGGCTGCTACTGGGGCGCTGAACGCCAGGTGGTCGCCACCGCAACCTTCCGCTTCTAA